ACGTTCTGCGCCTTGATGGTGATGCCGCGTTCCCGCTCGATGTCCATCCGGTCGAGGTACTGCGCGCGCATCGCCCGCTCCTCGACCACGCCGGTGAGCTGCAGCATCCGGTCGGCCAGGGTGGACTTCCCGTGGTCGATGTGCGCGATGATGCAGAAGTTGCGGATCAACTCCGGCGGCGTGAAGGTGGTGTCGGCGAACGTCACAGTGGCTGGTCCTCGGCGAAAGTCGGGATTCGGCACTCCTATCGTCCCATGAGGGGTCACCGACCCGGTTGACCAGTGCTCATCTCCGGGCGATCCCCGATGCGACCGGCTGCGCTCCGTGTTGACATCGAAGTATGAGTACTTCCCTCGAACAAGTGCTGGACCGGGCCTTCGGTCACCCGCGTGGGCTGCTCGGGCGCCTCGGCGGCTGGCTGATGGCGGCGGGCAACGCGGCCACCGAACGCCACGTCGTCGACGTGGCGCGGCTCACCCAGGGTGAGACCGTGCTGGTCCTCGGGCCGGGACCGGGCGTCGGCGTGCTCGCCGCCGCGGACCGGGCCGGCCGGGTGATCGGCGTCGATCCGTCCGCCGAAATGCTGGAGTTGTGCGCCGAGCGCTGCGAAGGCGCGTCGAACGTGGAACTGCACCTCGGCTCCGCCGCGGAGACCGGTCTCGACGACAACTCGGCCGACGTGGTGATCTCGGTGAACAACGTGCAGCTGTGGCCCGACCGCGCGGCCGGGCTCGCCGAACTGCGCCGGGTGCTCCGGCCCGGCGGCAAGCTCGTGCTGTCCGCCCACGAGAAGTGGCTTCCCGTGAGCAGGCACGAACTCGCCGCCGAAGTGTCCGAAGCCGGGTTCACCGATCTCCAGACCTGGGTCTGGGACCCGCCGGGCCCGATGGCCGCGCGGGCGGCGCAGCTACGGGCGATCAGCGTCGACTGATCAGGAACCCTTTGCGACGTTCTGCTTGGCTTCCTCGTAGTTCTCGTCCGCGTTCGCCTCTTCCTTGGCGACCTCGTACAGGCCGACCCGGCCGAAGTTGCCGGGGCTGATGGTGTCGGAGAACCCGTCGCGGACCCGCTTGGCCATCAGGCTGTCGGCGCCGTCGGCGACGTGCTTGAGCCCGCCGGGCAGCTTGCTGGTGACCGCGTCCTTCCAGCCGTCCACCGCGCCTTCCACCTGGCGCAGCGCCTTGCCGTTGCGGCCGGCGGTCTTGCCGAGGGTCTTGGCCGTGTCGCCGAACCGCTTGGCCAGCTTGCCCAGCGCCTGCACCGCGCCGCGGAGCTTGCTGAACTTGTTGAGGATGGTCGCCAGCTTCATCAGCAGCTTGGAGATCTTGCCGGCGATCTTGCCCGCGGTGGCCGCACCACGGGCCACGGCCCAGCCGGTGAAGGCGGCGATCGAGCCACCGAGCGTGCACCAGCTGGTGGCCAGCGCGGCCGCGGCCGCCAGCACGATCTCGGCCACCACCTCGGCGATGATGTCGCGGATGATGCCGCGCACGGTGGCGACCAGCTGCCCGGAGCCGCGCAGGCCCTCGGACACCGCGGCCGAAGCGGCGTCGAGCGACTTGATCTGCTCGACGATCTGCCGGCCGGTCTCGCGGTACTTGACCGAGGCCTCGCCCTCCCAGCCCGCGGTCTCGGACTCGATCGCCTTGTTGTAGTCGTCGGCGATCTGGCCGACCTCCTTGCGGATCTGCTCACCCCAGACCGCGGCGATCTCGTTGATCTTGCCCGGATCGCCCGCCAGGTCGTCGAGCGGTTCCTTGAGGAAGTCCAGGTGCTCGATCAGCCAGCCGATGCCGGCGCTGAGCAGACCGCCCAGCGGGTTGGCGATGAAGCCGAGCGTGTCGAGGCCGAGCGCCAGCCCGTCCATCGCCCAGTCCTCGGGATTGTTGAAATCGTTCGCCGCCTGGTAGACGGAATCGACGATCCCCGCGCCGTCGGTGGCCCCCATCAGTCCTCCTTGAACAGTTCGAGCAGCTCCTGGACTTCCTTCTCGAAGCGCTCGTAGGCGCCACCGGCCTCCTTGATGCCCTCGCTGAAGTCGGTGAGGCCCTCACCCAGTTCGTTCAGCGCGGTCGCGGTCTCGGAGATCTGGTCACGCACGCCGCCGCTGAAGGCCTGGCCGATGATCCCGTAGGTCTCCATGCCGAGATCGACCCCGGCGCCCTTCGACCCGGCCCGGTTGAGCCGGTCGCCCAGCTTGAGCACGGTGCCCGCGTGGGTCATCAGGTCCTCGGGCTTGGCCTTGAATCCGTCGGGCATCAGACCCTCCTCATGATCGAGCCGCCGAAGTCGTCGTCATCGTCGTCGGGACCCCGGTCGCGGCGCGGCGGCGGCTGATCCTCGGCCCGCGGTGCGGCCGGGTCCTCCGCGACCGCGGCGCCGACCTGGTCCTTCAGGAACTCCATCGCGTCGGACTCGCCGACCAGCGGCTGGAGCGCGGCCTGCGTCTGCGCGGCGGCGTCGGCGTGCGCGGCCTGGATGGTCTGCGTGATGGACGCGGCCAGCCGCTGGTGCCCGAGCTGCACCGAAGCGGGACTGAGGGTGAGGCTCTCGAGTCTGCCCCCTGGGGCCAGTACCACGGTCACCGCGCCGTCGGGGCTGCTCGCCCGCGCACGCATGTTCTTGATCTGGTCCTGGGTTTCCTGCGCCCTGCGCTGGATGTCCCCGACGCGCCGGGTGTAGTCGGCGAGCCACTGCTCACCGCCGGCCATTCCCTCAGTTGCCACAGCTGTCCTTCCATTCAGCGGCTACGACGTAGCGGTACCGCCCCCGGTTCCGCCCGATTCCGAGCGCTGTCCGGCGTGCTCGGCGAGCAGGCGCGCGATCCGCTGGTGCGAGGTCTCGGCCGTAGCCAGCCAGAGCGCACCCAGGCAGGCGAGCAGCACGGCGTCCCGTGCCGAAGCCAGCCAGACCGTCAACGGCGCATCGGCCGAACCGGCCGTCCCGGTCGAGATGACGCGGATGGTGCCCCAGACGGCCGCCGCCAGCAAGAGCAGTCCGAACACCAGTCCGGCGGTATCCCGCTTGGGCCGTTCAGCCGCAACAGGCTTCTTCCGCTGGTCGCGCGCCAGAAACTCGGGTCCGTACTTGCGCACTCGCGCGGCGTCGGTTCGCACGGACGAGGAGATGGCCCAGACGAGCGCCGCGAGGATGAGGCCGATGATCACCACGCCGGTGGCGGGCGGATCCGCCAGCAGCGCCCGCTCGATCTGCGGCCACGGTGAGGTGAATGCGCCCTCGCCGCGGGGCGCGTCGTACCGCGGGATGGTCGCCAGCACGGTGTAGACCACGGCGAACACGAGCCAGGCCACGAGCAACTGGAGCCGCGGGACCCGGACCGCCTTCAGCTCGGCCCGCGTGACCGGCCACTCCTTGGTCTCGGTACGCGTCTCCGGCCGGAACACCCGGTACAGCGCGACCCCGGCGCCCAGCGCGAGCGCCACGACCAGGAAGCCGAGCCCGATCACCGCCGGTAACCGCACCGCCGAGTACTTCGCCGTGTCGTTGCGGCCGAGCGTGGTGTCGGCGCGGCCGGATTCGGACGTGTCGAGGTAGATCGGCACGTCCCGCTCACCCGGCTCGAGCTGCCCCGCCGGGAACTCGGCGTGCTCGGTTTCGCCGTCCGACCAGCGGACGTCGGCCTGGCAGGTGTAGCTGGTGCCGAAGCCGTGCAACCCGATCGGACCGTGCTCGGCGCAGCCGGTCACGGTGGCCACGCCGAGCCGATCGGCTTCCGGATCACCGCCGTAGGTCACCCGCGAGACCGTGCTCCAGGCCAGCAGGCCGAGTACCAGCGCGAGGCACCAGGCGAGCGCTTTGACCAGCCGGCGCGTGGGGTTCGTCACGCGCCGAAGGTAACTCAGCCCGCCGAGTGGTCCCGGACGTCGGTGCGCAGCGGATGGCCGGCGGGTACTTCGACCAGCACGATCCGGGTGCCGTCGGGGTCGGCGATCCAGGCCTCGTCCAGGCCCCACGGCTCACGACGGGCCTCGCGCACCGGCTCGACCCCCTTGGCCGCGAGTTCGGCCAGCGTGGCGGGCAGATCGCGGACCTGCAGCCAGAAGGCGATGTCCGGGGTCGGCCCGGTCTCCCCGCGGCCGACGAGTTCCAGGAAGCCGCCGCCGAGGAAGAAGATGGTGCCGACCGGGATCTCGCGGTAGATCGCCAGGCCGAGGGTGTCCCGGTAGAAGGCGGTGGAGACATCGAGGTCCTTCGGCATCAACAGGACGCGGCTGCTCAGAACTTCCATGCCTTCTTCCCTACCGGCGCGTTCACGCCACCGCAATGGCGGTGATGCCGGCCAGCACGACACAGGAACCGAGCACGCGGCGTACCGGGTCGGCTTCGCCCAGTACCAGCCACCCGGCCAGGCCGCCGAGCACGATGCTCAGCTCGCGGGCCGGTGCGACCAGGCTCACCGGCGCCAGCCGCATGGCGAACAACACGAGCAGGTAGGCCACCGGTGAGAACACGCCGACCAGCAGCACCTCGCGGCGGTGCCTGCGCCACAGCTCACCGGTGGCGGCGCCGCGCAGGGCGTACGGTGCGAGCAGCGCGCTCTGCAGCACCGCGCCGAGGCTGAAGTAGACCAGCGGCGGTACCGCCAGGCTGGTCACCGAATGCGCGTCCCAGAGCGTGTACCCGGCGATCGCGGCCCCGGTGAGCAGGCCGTAGAAGATGCCGGCGCGGCGTTGCTTCGGGTCGGCGCCCGCCCCGCCACTGCCGATCACCAGCACCCCGGCGACCACCAGGAAGGCACCCAGCAGGCCGAGCCAGCCCGGCCGCTCGCCGAGCACGAGGACCGCGGCCAGCACCGACAGCAGCGGCCCGCTGCCCCTGGCCAGCGGGTACACCACGGACAGGTCGCCGACCGCGTAGCCGCGCTGGAGCACGATCCCGTAGGCGACGTGGAGCACCGCTGTCCCGGCCGCCGCCAGCAACCACGTCCACTGTGGACGCTCGTCGGCGAACAGCAGGGAGACCGCCGCCACCGGGGCGAAGACCACGGCTGTCACCGTGTAGTAGAGGAAAACGAACCGTGCCCCGCCGTCCGCGACCCGCTTCGCGGCGAGGTTCCACCCGGCGTGCACCACCGCCGCACCGAGCACGAGTAGCAGCGCCGTCACGTTCACCAGCGATCAACCTACGCCCGCCCGCGAGGCCGCTGAGCAGGGTGTTAGGCTTTTCACTCGTTGCCGCGTGGCATTCCGCTATGGAGGAAACCCGCAGATGCGGGGCCACACCACAGACGCGGCGGCGACCCACCCGAGGAACCAGAGGGAGCGCCGGTATGGCCAACATCAAGTCCCAGATGAAGCGCATCAAGACCAACGAGAAGGCGCGTCA
The genomic region above belongs to Amycolatopsis sp. YIM 10 and contains:
- a CDS encoding VOC family protein, which encodes MEVLSSRVLLMPKDLDVSTAFYRDTLGLAIYREIPVGTIFFLGGGFLELVGRGETGPTPDIAFWLQVRDLPATLAELAAKGVEPVREARREPWGLDEAWIADPDGTRIVLVEVPAGHPLRTDVRDHSAG
- a CDS encoding YbaB/EbfC family nucleoid-associated protein, which encodes MATEGMAGGEQWLADYTRRVGDIQRRAQETQDQIKNMRARASSPDGAVTVVLAPGGRLESLTLSPASVQLGHQRLAASITQTIQAAHADAAAQTQAALQPLVGESDAMEFLKDQVGAAVAEDPAAPRAEDQPPPRRDRGPDDDDDDFGGSIMRRV
- a CDS encoding class I SAM-dependent methyltransferase is translated as MSTSLEQVLDRAFGHPRGLLGRLGGWLMAAGNAATERHVVDVARLTQGETVLVLGPGPGVGVLAAADRAGRVIGVDPSAEMLELCAERCEGASNVELHLGSAAETGLDDNSADVVISVNNVQLWPDRAAGLAELRRVLRPGGKLVLSAHEKWLPVSRHELAAEVSEAGFTDLQTWVWDPPGPMAARAAQLRAISVD
- a CDS encoding WXG100 family type VII secretion target translates to MGATDGAGIVDSVYQAANDFNNPEDWAMDGLALGLDTLGFIANPLGGLLSAGIGWLIEHLDFLKEPLDDLAGDPGKINEIAAVWGEQIRKEVGQIADDYNKAIESETAGWEGEASVKYRETGRQIVEQIKSLDAASAAVSEGLRGSGQLVATVRGIIRDIIAEVVAEIVLAAAAALATSWCTLGGSIAAFTGWAVARGAATAGKIAGKISKLLMKLATILNKFSKLRGAVQALGKLAKRFGDTAKTLGKTAGRNGKALRQVEGAVDGWKDAVTSKLPGGLKHVADGADSLMAKRVRDGFSDTISPGNFGRVGLYEVAKEEANADENYEEAKQNVAKGS
- a CDS encoding EamA family transporter; the encoded protein is MNVTALLLVLGAAVVHAGWNLAAKRVADGGARFVFLYYTVTAVVFAPVAAVSLLFADERPQWTWLLAAAGTAVLHVAYGIVLQRGYAVGDLSVVYPLARGSGPLLSVLAAVLVLGERPGWLGLLGAFLVVAGVLVIGSGGAGADPKQRRAGIFYGLLTGAAIAGYTLWDAHSVTSLAVPPLVYFSLGAVLQSALLAPYALRGAATGELWRRHRREVLLVGVFSPVAYLLVLFAMRLAPVSLVAPARELSIVLGGLAGWLVLGEADPVRRVLGSCVVLAGITAIAVA
- a CDS encoding DUF6346 domain-containing protein, giving the protein MTNPTRRLVKALAWCLALVLGLLAWSTVSRVTYGGDPEADRLGVATVTGCAEHGPIGLHGFGTSYTCQADVRWSDGETEHAEFPAGQLEPGERDVPIYLDTSESGRADTTLGRNDTAKYSAVRLPAVIGLGFLVVALALGAGVALYRVFRPETRTETKEWPVTRAELKAVRVPRLQLLVAWLVFAVVYTVLATIPRYDAPRGEGAFTSPWPQIERALLADPPATGVVIIGLILAALVWAISSSVRTDAARVRKYGPEFLARDQRKKPVAAERPKRDTAGLVFGLLLLAAAVWGTIRVISTGTAGSADAPLTVWLASARDAVLLACLGALWLATAETSHQRIARLLAEHAGQRSESGGTGGGTATS